The window attaaattaaatcctATGAGGCAATGAAGAATGCCAGATTCAAGAGGAGATTCCTCCACAGAGTataatttcaatcaaaatctCACAGCCTCTGTTCAAAATCAACATTCGAACAGAACAGCAGAGTGAAAGCAGCCGTAAGATCTTATTTTTTCACAATCTTTGGTAGTGGAGAAAAAAGCTTCAACTTCATGGGCCATAATCCAGCAGAAGAAAGCTGAATGTTAGGAACTGCAAACAATCTTCATACCACAACTTTGAATGTTATGCATTAAACAGATTCCAGGAATGATCAGTGGGAAGATTTTCCTTCACCCTTTCAAGTCTTTTGAGAATCTCCAAGAAAGAAGGTCTCTTGTTCATATCAGATGCCCAACATTCTTCTGTTAAACTGGGAAGAACCAAACCATAAGAGGTAGTAAATGAGAAGCTATTCCATAAATTGATCTAAAAGGCATGTGTTTTTCACATCAGAAGAAGCAATCTTGATGATTGTTAGATTGAAAGGGAAACAGGAATGATCAACTTACTCTCTTAGAACGGGAAGGTATCCTTTCGAACGGAACATTGGTCGATGACCTTCAGCCACATATTTGGCAGCTTCATAAGGCTCATAATTTGCCAGTGGTGGATCTCCCTCAAGCATCTGCACCATTTGGAATGTTGCTGCGAGTCAAATATAGTCTCTTGCAATAAAAGTATATACTTCTGTACTGCGAATGCAACAATTACCTCGTATAATATcattgcaaaagaaaacacGTCCACCTTCTTATCATATTTTCTGTGCTTAAATACTTCAGGAGCCATATACCGGTCTTTTCGCCACGTGCACGATgtgaaaaggaagatttaaGCATTAAAGAGTTATATAAAACTGAAAATAGCTGTATGATATGTACTTACAGCTCCCAGTCTCGCCAGTCATTTTGTAGACATCATGTGAATTCTGAACCTTGATGAGTTTGCTTAGACCAAAATCACCAACTTTTAGGTGGTCGGCTCCGGAATTAACCAACAGAACGTTCctagaatttcaaaataatcttCCAATTATAAAAGTAGATGACACCAAACTCAATCCAATCTAGGCTGAGTTCAAAAGAATGTGAATACAAAATGACAGCAGAAAGCTCATAAATCATATGGTTTTTCAAGTCTTAAAAAGTTTCTGGAGTGAGAGGGAAATTGCATGCTGATTAAAGTCTCAAACTCACCTTGGTTTTAGGTCACGGTGAATTATAACATTTGGTTCATTGTGGAGATAAGCCATTCCCCTGGAACAGAAATCATTGTCAGACTAGTTAGCACGATTAGTAAATTCCCGAGGGAGCAAATACTGGACTCAGTTAAATGTTAGACCAATTACTTCCTTATGACCATTAATTTCTAGAGTTTGAGTACGATGTGATTTTAGAAACTGTGAAGTATAGCCTACCCTAATCAAGGAAAAACCCAGCACGAAAATCAGTAAAATGACTCAAAACAATCATTAAATGAGCTTGTTCGCAATAGATTGTACACCAGCCACGTATTAGTAACATAGAAGCCTATTTCTCAACTTATGGGAATGAGTGTATTGAAGCCTATTGAAACCTATTTCTTACATCGATTAGATACACTCATTCCCATACTAACATAGAAGCCTATAATCAAATGACCTTGTTCACAAACGTGATATTGAAGCCTATTTCTCAACTTATGGAAAAGCAGTGTAAGAAGATCAGTTCTGGCAGAAGTAGAATTCATATAAGagaaaatttaatcttttcattTGCTCTTTTATTTCCAGCAATCTTCAAAGAATCTTATTTCTTCTTGGTAAAATTTTCAAGGAATCAGGTTTctttacattaaaataatcatgtataaatttttttaagaacgaTTAGATGAATTCTCCCACATATGAAATAGCAAGgtttaaatggaaataacgATATATCATGGAGAGAAGGATCTTCCATTGTTCTACGGGCAGTGAGGAGCCAAACTAGCCCAACATTGATTTATCTGGCAATGTCCAGGGCTAAACTTCAAAAATCTCTAGATTTGCTCTTTTATTTCCAACAATCTTCGAGGCATcttatttctcttttataaaagtttaaagcaATCAAATTATTATACCTGGCAATGTCCAGTGCAAAATTGATGGCCGTTGAAGGACTGAGTGAACCTTTATCCTTGAGGTATTGGTGAAGATCACCCTAAGGGACAGAATGTCAAACAGCATGAGTAAATTACAACttcaaaagaatgaaaacctgaaaattttcagaatgagtataaaaagaAACTCTATCAATTACCCCTCTTAAGTATTCAGTGATTAACATAAGTGGTTTCTTCTCAGTGACAGCTCCAAGAAATTGGACTATGTTCGGATGGCGTAGTTTCACCAAGAGATTAACCTCATGTCGAAAATCCTGACTGAATGAGAAAAGTCAACATATAAATTAACTCCAATCATATTGATTTAATAAAGATTTATATGGttcttacaattttttttttttttaagaaaaaaagacgAAAGATTTAcatgaaaacaaataagaaattagTTTTGGGGGGTTCTCGTGGATATTGCGCCAGTTGAAATAAGATTCCAGGCTGCTGGTGCAAGGAAAagcaaaatgaaataaataaatttataattccgTAGATTTCACTGGTCGAATTTATTTccttcaatatatttttttttataagttagAGAACAAATGGGACACATGCAATCGCAACAAGATAGGGTACAGGTCCATGAGATGGATATTGGATCTTACATCACAAGTCTATCATCAGATAGTGATGGAAGGATACGTTTGACAGCTACAGGGGTTCCACGCCAGTAGGCCTTCAAAATTTCCCCGAAGGACCCCTGCAAAAGACAGAAATTCCTAAGTGAAAACTACTCTCTTAAATGTATTGAGAATCATACGAACAAAGCATTCAAACCacgaaaacaaaacataaaagaataagatgaaaGGCCTAACATTAAGTTATTTCAGAAATCATACAGAGAGGGGAAtcgattaaatttaaagatgacAGTTATTTTCCCCAATTCTGTAACCAAAAGGCAAGcatgagtttttcttttttcaagaagagaaatgaatgaaataaaaggaGTTAAAAGACTCCCAAACACCAAAAGGGGTATTGTAATAAAGCTTTTCTattgaaaatcaaagaagaaagactATAGTCATAAAAAGGTGTATACATTTACACCAATACAAAGCATGATACAAAATCAAGTCCACGAAACTCTAAAAATCCAAGTAAATGTCcttgaaaattcaaacatttcacTCACACCAAAGcttcgagaaaaaaaaaaaaaactcagtgGATAACTATCCATAAGGATTTCTTCACATCATGGAAGAGGTCCCACAAAAACTGAAGCAAGCATCAGTTTTACACCcattaaaaggaaaagttcaGGGGAAATAAACCTCTCAGTAACAATATAAGGCCAACTGGCTGAAAGAATCTTTTAGGCTCTTTGTTCCAAGACAACTCGAACCTTGAATTCATCAGTTTCAATTTGCTAAAAgttctcatttttttcaatcaattaacaCACTTCAGACCTGTACTTGCATTTCTTGATGCAGTTAACTAGCAAAATAGATTcagattataaatttgtaaccCATGTACTCTTTTATACAGGAACTGTAATAACACAAACAACATTCAAGTTCCATGATCATGAGGAAAGATTTCAAATTCTTGgatggtgaaaaaaaaaatcctactTGCTGGCAATTTGAAGAAAGCTCATTTTTACCTTGCCGATAATAGCTGAGTTAGAAAAATCTAGTTCAGAGGGATCAATTTCCCAGTCACATTTATTTGGCAGAGGAGGAAGAACAGGCTTCGGTTCAAAATGGCTTCCATTTTGGCCCTGCAACATATATCTTCATTCTTAGATAGAAATTaggtaacaaacaaaaacctgATATGAAGAATATTCAGTTTCTCTAGTTTCGtgtcaagaagaaaaaagaagaagattcatcgagtaatatgaaatattttaatctttaaatccAGTCCGCTCAAAAACATACAGAGTACTAAGACGAGAATCtaagataaaatatagaaatggAATAAAAGGATAGCAATAACATTGAAGATTCAcagaaaatgcaagaaaataTGTGATATGACTGAACATAGAACGGATGTAAACAGAAGCATCTAATTTTCACAATAATcaggaaaatatagaaagtaaGAAGAGGTGTCTGATTGCAAAGAAGAATGaatagtataaaaaaaaattacgcTAACACGGCCAATTGGCACGAATATAGCCTGACATAAATACAAAAAGCTAAAAGGGAAGCTCTTCACTTACATAGGAAAGGCCACCATATGATTTTAATAACTCAATCATGCCATGCTTTTTAGCTCCTTCTGCATCAGCTAGCGGCTGTAATAGAGGGGACAAGATCCTTGTATGAGGGTAGTGATGCTAAGTAATTTATGCGAATGTTGCattcaataataaaacttCAAACATTCCCACATAGCAACGATAAAATAGAGAAACAGAGTACATAACTAGTAAATATGAGAGCAAGCTCATTGTGAACGCATTACATCTCTTAAGTAAGCTCAAGAACTTAAGGACACAGTTGAGCAACCTATAAAACAGATCTTGTTCAAGTAAGGTCTTTCTTACCAATAGAGTCAGGAAAACAACATTCATCTAGACTAGCAATAAATAGAGAGCTGCTTAATTCCACTTCAAGAGCATGAGCAACTTTACAACAATGGATCAGTTGCAAAATAAAATCCATCCTTCAGCGTTGACCAAACTCAAATTACATCACACGCAGTGCAGGTAGTTCAGATAAACCGGGTAAGGCAAATCTTTCCCAGAGTAGTACAATCATAAAGCCTTTGGGCTGTGGCATATACTCTTTTTCCATTTACAAACTCAATCATATGCCCACATAGGCGGAAGAgacaaatttcttttaactcCAAGAACGCGTAGATGTAAGAAATAATTGGGGTGGGGAGTGTGGCTTAAGGTCATTTAGGATTGTGGAATTTTCCCGGGAAATTTGGCTTGTATAAACTCCAAGCTCATATCGGCGTATTGTATGCAAAATCCCGCGGATTGCCCGCTAGCCTAGACGGAACGCCACTATACATATGGCTGAATTACCGTACTGGCTTGAAATTCAAACGTGCAGCTATAATTATCAAGAGAACTCGAATCAAACCCAAATATGGAAGGAGTGTAtgtaaaaggaaagaaacgTCAAATAGTAATCGAACCATCGTATGAACAAACACAGAGTAAAGTTCCTATATAGAAAAATTTCCGGATAAAACTTACAGTATTCTTCCAGCGATCTTGGGCATTAACATCAGCGCCGTGTTCAATCAAACACTTGGCAACGTCGATCCAGCCATGAAGCGATGCAACATGGAGAGGGGTGCGGTTGTCGTAATCTCTAGCATGGACAAGGGACTGATCCTCCTCCAGAAGCTTGCGAACAGCAGCAGGATCATTTTGGTGAGCGTGCCACAATATCATCGACGTTCTACTAACTCTCGCTTTCTCTTTCTGCTTCTCCTTGCTCGTCCCCGATGCCAATGACGACGACGAGGAGTTTCCCTTACCTCCTGAATTCCCCGGCGTTGGCAAACCGGCGGCACTCCCGGAAGGTAAGCTCATGATCAGAATTTCGGGATCTTCAAGATCGGATCGAAAGGAGGGAAAGAACTCGAAACTCTTCCTTGACTTGCACTTCAATCGGATTGAATGCGACTCCGGATATTTTTGGGTTATggatttcaaaattacttaattataatttaagatCATGTGAGCTTGAGAGGGAAAGTCAAGAAAGCAATGCCCAATTGGGAACAAACTCACATCCGAATCTGAACAAGTGGAAAAGGCTAAGgattttacctttttcaaTTCTACATATTCATCTTCATCCCAAAAGGGTAAAACTTCGAGATTTTATGACACCAACtgaatttagtttaattttttccatACAattaaaacccaacaaaataaaaaagatatttaattgtaaggttttttttttttttttttaataattataattgtaAGTTGTATTTATCTATTCTCCACCTTTTAAATAACTTAGCGTAAATCtcaaagtttgaaatttatatttatttaatttaattttaaattagaaaatgtaAAGAACTATTAGGAggacaaatataatattttaaaattattaaagaaatataatttaataattgaaaaatcaaCCTTCGGCCCATCACAAGGAGAAAGTACAAGAGCCCATTTTCTGCTGCACTAAATTTGTCCCACATCGGAAACGCGGAAATGGGAAGAGGTTAGATGCAGTATATAAAGGAAGGGACTAGGGCCGTTGAAACATACTTACCTGGATGGGGTCAATGGGCGATCAGTAAGGCTCATGGCTTAGGTTGGTGACCTCCGTTGCACTCGGGAGGGGTGCCCGTCTAAGGTCTGCCCAAAGTGGCAGAGCCTACATCATAATTTGTGGTAGTGGGGGCCTGCGTTCGCGCGGCCCCTCCCCAATTCCAGTGGAAGAATTTTAATTCCATGAGTTATACCGTGTATGTAATATTAACCgagtattatatatttatagctaaatttattatataatacaGCCAAATAATTGAGGTACGATAATCTTACCCAAAAATGTCGTTGAGTTCGTTTGAAGTCTACGATTATTGGTcaaaatacagaaaaaataataataataataaataaaaagaaaagaaaagaaaacagtaaAATCCAAAagctttttatttgttaaataaatcatattatataGATTAATTTACTAATATGTAAAATAAACTGGTAAGTtcttaacaattttaaaagttcttaacaattttaaaattttctaaaatttacaTATACTGGTAAGTtcttaacaattttaaatttttttaaaattttctaatatatgAAGAGACAAGCATGAGTCGCAcgtttaaacttttttttagatgACGGATCTTCGGAGGAGACAAGCATGAGAGTCATATATCTAATGATCACGTGCATAACAAAATGTCGTAAAGTCGATGAGTTTAAACAAAATGTCGATGAGTTTAAACAAAATGTCGTAAAGTCGATGagtttaaacttttttttagatttaatagAAAAGTCAAATGTAGTCGATTTTAGAGAAGATTTAATAGAAAAAGTCATcgtttttaataataattttaccaTTATAGTTGGAAGGGCaccaataacaaaaaaaaaaaaaaatacaaaccaTGAATCTGGACTAAAAAGatgtataaaaatttatgttgtgacaaaaaaatatatttaatattatcttaTAGTCAATTTAATGCCTTAGACTCTAATTGGTCATCTCACTATCTTATTCTATAaactataaatataataatctcACATAAAGATAAACCAAATTATATAAACACATATTAGTGAAAGAGGTACTAATTACTCTTTCAAAAAGAGACGATTACACGTAAACAATTCCATTACacttaaagaaaaataataatagatagtcataatataattatttaaatcaaaaattggatttttcaaagaaaataattatatttaatgtatcaTTATTACTAGCATTATACTTCTTCagatagtaaaaaaaaaaagtttaaatatattctcTATATGCTGGTAAAATTTACCTTCCACCTTATGGTTGACCGTTAGGTTCAAATCTCATTTTGTTCAAGTAGATATTtagtattatttataattctgtaaatttttaatattttagttataattAAGTATTATCACACAATTTTTAACGGAACCACTATTTATGTAAagctatttttgtttttcctttaaatAAATGTAGCTGAAAATGTATATGGATTCAAACCTTCGGCCCatgaaaaagttcaaaagcCCATAAGCTACACTAAATTTGTCCCACATCGAAAACACAGAGGTGGAAAGAGGTTAGATGCAGTATATAAAGAAAGGAACTAGGGCCGTTGAAACATACTTACCTGGACGGGGTCAATGGGCGATCAGTAAGGCCCATGGCCTAGGTTGGTGGCCTCCATTGCACTTAGGAGGGGTGCCCGTCTAAGGTCTGCCCAAAGTGGCGGAGCCTACGTCATAATTTGTGGTAGTGGGGGCCTGCGTTCGCGCGGCCCCTCCAACACTAGTTTTACGTTTACTCCAATCACGGACGTACAATACAAATGATTTATAGTGTTTAATTTtcacataattattttaacctTTGATTAATCAATATCTACATTTTCTATATCGACCTTTAATCTTAAACTAAANgtttttttttttttttttttttttaattatgtaagTAAGCAAAATTAGAATTAACTTACATTATCAAAATAATGGACactaataatataattatttaaaaataaaataattttatttaatgtatcatTATTTACACTCGACAAACACTAGATATTTAGTacttttttacaattttgtcaaaatataacattttatttttaattaaatatgaacccataattttgaaatcaataatctttaaattttaaattatcaaatttaaaatctgttaaatagaaaatattagtTTGAATTTCGAATTAGAAAATGTAAAGAATTATTAGGAGGACAAAtaggatattttaaaattattaaagaaatatgTTTTAGTCATTTAGCTATTATTGCAAAATCATAAACTAATGGACATTTAACAAAACCACTGTTTATTTAgctatttttgttgtttttcctttattttaaataaacgtAGCTGAAAATGTCTCTAGATTCAACATCGGCCCATCataaagaaaaagtccaaGAGTCCATTTTCACTTAGAAGCTACACTAAATTTGTCCCACATCGAAAACACGGAGATGGGAAGAGATTAGATGCAGTATATAAAGGAAGGAACTAGTGCCGTTGAAACATACTTACCTGGACGGGGTCAATGGGCGATCAGCAAGGCTCATGGCCTAGGTTGGTGACCTCCATTGCACTCGGGAGGGGTGCCCGTCTAAGGTCTGCCCAAAGTGGCAGAGCCTACGTCATAATTTGTGGCAGTGGGGGCCTGCGTTCGCGCGGCCCCTCTAAGATCAGTCTAAGAATGTGTTCGGCTTCTCGTgctttatatgaaaataaattcttATTATCTATCTTTATTCTTTGAATACATTAATAAATGTGTTCGCGcgctttttcttgtttttaacATCTGCTCCCGTGAATTGAGGGAAGTGaatattttgagttttagTCAACCACCATCCGAACGCAAATTATAGGTTACGGGTTAGTTATTCATCGTCTTCTACTGAGTGAGGTTGCATACGATTCATGCCGGTTTCTTACAGAATCTGCGGAAGGTTTGAGATTCTACTCCCTCCTTGACCATTTTTGTTCATCAGTTACTCTGTTTGAtcgtttttccttattttcatTTGCTGTTTTTCATCACGGAAGTGCATTTCTGTTCTTGGACTTGAAAATGCCCTAGGTTTGAACTCCGGGAGTGTACTCTGCTGGAGTTCGatgtattatattttttctttcgattGCGAATTGCAAGTAGCGCGCATTTGATTGTTCGTTGGACTAGTAAATTTGCGGAGCAAACCGGTCTCGTGTTTGCAACTGCGGAAAAAGTATACACCGATACTCGTGGATATCTTTTTTGGTCCTCTGAAACTTGAGTGTTTTTGTTCATAGGCAAGGTAATATTCTTGCTTGCTTTTCTGCAATCGGCGCTTATTATTTAGCGTACCGTTGCCGAGGCTTTAAATTCTACTTCTGCGGCAATGGTAGTCTCTGCACTTCTGACGTCTGTGGGAATAAATTCTGCAATATTCTATACGGAGGAAACAACCGGCTTACCAAGCTTGGTTGCGTTAGGAAAAACTAAACAGAAAGTGGTTTCAACCTAGAAAGATCAATACCCTCTGCTAATTGCAACTTTCAGGTAATCAAGAATTTATTCAGGCAGTTGTTTTACTATTCCATTGTATGGTGGGATTTGAGACTGAGAGGGACATTTTCTGAATTCAGTTTTATCAACAACAAATTTCTTCATCGATATTCTCCTTGAAGAATTATGGAATTATGGAATTTGTACAGTAGAAACTAAGAAGGACGAAGAAATGACTAGGAAAGCAAGAGCTCATTTAGTGTATTACTTGGTTGGTTGTGTGATTGATTGAATCccatctctttttttcttttatgtgtACTATTCCCCCTTTTACCAGCTTTTTTTGGAGAAAAGAATGTGGAAGTGAGACCAGCGGTAGGCATCggtttgcatttttcttttggaattgaGGGTCTGTTTTGTGTGATATGGTGTCTGTGTTCTTATTAACTGCCTTCTTTTTGGGTATCAATAATATCTCCATTCTGCAATAAATAAAGGATCAACGGTTGTATTTTGGAAGGAATGGTCCATCTTTGAAAACAAACCTATTATCTTAGCTTCTTTAATGCGTGCTTGAGTTTGATAGCCTGTTTCATTAGTTTGCCATCTTAGTTTGTGCAATTCCTGCTTCTGCTGGGAGAGGCATCAATGACAGTGTTAAGTAGTTGTTTATCGAGTATCACCCCCTTCAACTTATCTCTCTCATTCAGTTGGACAAATGAACCAAGGTGTGGaacaattggagagaggagcgagtgccagcgaggacgctgaacttcgaaaggggtggattgtgagatcccacgtcaattggagagtggaacaaaacattctttataaggatgtggaaaactctccctaacaggcgtgttttaaaaactttgagggaaagctcaaaaagaaaaccccaaagaggacaatactgttagcggtgggcttgagctattacctTATGAGCCGTTTGTTACacccttcctcttcttttctcaCACGCAGAAAGAAACTTGGATCAGGAAAACCAGGTTGTTGCTTGTCTACATGTGTTATGTTGGAATTGCATATGAAAGCTGGCTGTGTGGTGCACTTAACATGCTATTATGGTTACCTAGTAATGTTGTGTTTCtggtttctttctctttgtttccGGTTGTTTAAGTAGTTTGGGGTTGTTTTCTGCCTGTTTAAGAAGATTGATAACTGGCTTTCAGAGCTGCTTGATGGTAGTTTCGTTGGCAAAAGGGGAAATGTCCTTTACGGTTGTGTAACACGCTCCCTTCTTTGGAGTCTTTAGATGAGAAAGGACAATATGAAATCTCATATCGactggagaggagaacgaaacatttcttataagggtgtggaaatctctccttagtataccgttttaaaaccgtgagactggtAACGCTACGTAActggccaaaacggacaatatatgtctatctcctttttttttttttggcttttgaTGCAACACAGTGCCTCTTGGCGGTGCACAAATCATACTAAATTCCTTTGTAGTTTCAGCCTTCTAATGATTATTAACAAATGGAAGGCTCTTCTTAGCTCCCCGACTTTCCATGATGAGTCAATATTATTCTacaccaaaaaaaatcatcGAAACTCTCAACCCCTATAGTCCAATGTTTGAATATTAGAATAggcaaataaattattcatggAGATACTGTTTACAATGTACATTTAATTGGAATTCCAAACAGTGGTATTAGAATACTATTGCAGAGTAGTGCATTATTGAAGCATCCTCTGTAGCTCCGTAATTAACTATTAAGAGTAGGGCAACGTGAAGGAAGCAAAGGCTTAAATTTGCTATGTTTGTTCTTATGGAGTCTTGTCTACTAAACAGTACCCAACAACTGATTCCCTCTCGTTTTTTTAATTCANttttttttttttttttgagctATTTCTGAATGCATGGACAGAAAGTATAATAGACGAGCCAGCTCAAGTCATTCATGAGGGCCACAGTGTTTTGACTGTTCacatatcattattttttattccttttcgTAGGTCTAAAACATCATTATTGCTAACTCCACCATTAATGGCTTCTACTTCTGTCTTCTTTTGGCCCGGGGGGTCACAGTGAAAAACACAATCAAATCCATTGCTTGGTACTAATTAACTGGGCTGTCCTTTGGTTAGAATCTAGATTTTATGGCCTATCTACCTATTCTTTTATCACTACAATGTATTCATAGGACTAATGTATCTTACTTTTGCTGGTTGGTCTTCTCAGTTCCAGTTTTAGTTCCATACTAGGCCGTGATCAACGAGAACTCATCTCTTTTGTTGAAGCGGATAACTGCCGAAAGCATCTCAATAAATCGCCCCTTTCATTTTGGGGTGACAGAGAGATCGTAccatttaagttttttttttttccatttcgaTGTCCTACCCGACCTCTATCTTTTTCCTTATGTATCTATGACTTCGACTCAGGTTCGGTTCTATCCATTCAAAATCCACCAAGAAAAATGTAANaaaaaaaaaaaaaaaaaaaaaaaactctatcTCCCTCTCTTTGGGTAAGAGTAAAAGCCTGCAAGCTTAAGGGTTCCTCTC is drawn from Cucurbita pepo subsp. pepo cultivar mu-cu-16 chromosome LG09, ASM280686v2, whole genome shotgun sequence and contains these coding sequences:
- the LOC111802296 gene encoding integrin-linked protein kinase 1-like — its product is MSLPSGSAAGLPTPGNSGGKGNSSSSSLASGTSKEKQKEKARVSRTSMILWHAHQNDPAAVRKLLEEDQSLVHARDYDNRTPLHVASLHGWIDVAKCLIEHGADVNAQDRWKNTPLADAEGAKKHGMIELLKSYGGLSYGQNGSHFEPKPVLPPLPNKCDWEIDPSELDFSNSAIIGKGSFGEILKAYWRGTPVAVKRILPSLSDDRLVIQDFRHEVNLLVKLRHPNIVQFLGAVTEKKPLMLITEYLRGGDLHQYLKDKGSLSPSTAINFALDIARGMAYLHNEPNVIIHRDLKPRNVLLVNSGADHLKVGDFGLSKLIKVQNSHDVYKMTGETGSYRYMAPEVFKHRKYDKKVDVFSFAMILYEMLEGDPPLANYEPYEAAKYVAEGHRPMFRSKGYLPVLRDLTEECWASDMNKRPSFLEILKRLERVKENLPTDHSWNLFNA